One Nocardiopsis gilva YIM 90087 genomic window, CGATGAGCAGCTTCTGCCGCAGCAGCCGCATGCGCGGGACCGGCGCGGCCAGCAGGTAGCGCAGGCTGGACCAGCCCGCCTCGCTGGCCACGGTGTCGCCGCAGAACAGCGCGACCACGACGACGAGCAGGAAGCCCGCGGCCACGTACAGCGTGAACACGGTGAAGTTGAACGCGCCGGTGGTGGCCAGGTCCAGCAGGTTCCAGCTGGGTCCGCCGCCGTCGGAGTCCCCGCTGTCCACCGCGAAGGCGATCACCAGCAGCCAGGGAATCAGCAGCAGGAAGCCGAACGTCAGCAGGGTGCGCCGACGGCGCAGCTGGCGGCTGAGCTCCACGCGCAGCGGAAGTGTGTGCCGTACATGGCGGTCGGGTCGGCTCGACTCGCTGATCGCTCCTCCTCGCTGGCTCACCCCGCCGCCCGACACGTCGGGCTGTGCTCCGCTCACGGCCGCTCCCCCGCCTCTGTGTCTTTGCTCGCGCTCGTCTCCTCGCTCGTCTCCGCCGCCGAAGCGATACGGCCTTCGGCACCCGGCAACGACGACTCCGCTCGCCGCTCGGCGCTGCCGATCAGCGACAGGAACGCGTCCTCCAGGCGCCGCCGCGGCACGACGCGCTCAACCGGGATGTCCGCTGCGACGAGCGCCGTTACGAGCTGGGCGACGGTCCCCTCCCGCAACCGGACGACCAGTCCGTCCTCGGCGGGCTCGGCCTCGGCGACGCCGTCGATGGCGCGGACGCGGTCGGCCACGGCGGCGGGGTCCGGCACACCGACGAGGACGGAGTCCCCTTCGCCCACGATGTCGGCGACCGGACCGGCGGCGACGTGCCGCCCGCGGTCCATCACCACGACGTGGGTGCAGGTCTGCTCCACCTCGGCGAGCAGGTGGCTGGAGATGATCACGGTACGGCCGGTGGACGCGTAGTCCACCAGGACATCGCGCATCTCGCGGATCTGGGGCGGGTCGAGCCCATTGGTGGGTTCGTCCAGGACGAGCAGGTCGGGCAGGCCGAGCATCGCCTGGGCGATGGACAGCCGCTGCCGCATGCCCTGGGAGTAGGTGCGCACCGGGCGCTCCAGCGCCGCGCCGAGGGCGGCGATACGCACGGCCTCGTCGATGCCGGACTCGGCCATCGGGCGACCGGTGGCGCGCCAGTACAGTTCCAGGTTGGCCCGGCCGGACAGGTGCGGCAGGTGGCCGGGGCCCTCGACGAAGGAGCCCAGGCGGGCCAGGGCGGGGGTACCGGGGACGACCTTGTGGCCGAAGACGCGGATGTCGCCCGCGTCGGGGCGCACCAGGCCCATGAGCATGCGCAGGGTCGTGGTCTTGCCCGCCCCGTTGGGGCCGAGCAGGCCGAGTACCTGGCCGCGCTCCACCCGCAGGGAGAGGTGGTCGACCGCGAGGTAACCGTTGGGGAAGCGCTTGGTCAGGCCCTCGATACGCAGCGGCACGTCGGCGAGGTCCGCGTCGACCGGCGCCGGTGCGGTCCTGCGCCGACCGACGAGCAGCAGCCCGGCGGCCACGATCAGCGCGGACAGCGGAAGCGCCCAGGTCCACACGGGCAACACGTGCCGGGGAGTGACCAGCTCGGGCTGGGTGGGCAGGGTGAGGCCGGCCTGGGGGTCGGGCAGGCCGATGCCGTAGGTCGCGGCGGTGCTGGGCCGGTCGTAGGCCATGTCGGTGGTGCTCACCGCGAAACGGAGGGTGTGTCCCTCGGCGAAGGTGTGGTCGATCGCCGGGAGGCGGATCTCCACGTCGGTGCCGTCCGCCGTGAGGGGCACGCGCACGGGGGCGACCAGCTGGCGCGGCAGCGCGGCCGTGCCGTCGGCGCTGACGTCGTAGACCTTGGCGAAGAGGACGGCCTCGGTGGGGGCGGCCTCTACGTCGTCCCTCTGGTCGTCCCTGTCGGCCGCTGCCGTGTCCCCGGCGTCGGTGACGCGGACGGTGATCGTCGGTGCGCCGGTCACGGTGAGGTCGGAGTCGAGGGGAGCGGACTCGAACGTCGCGGCCTGCCCGGGGATGTCCAGGGAGAACCCGGCGCCGCCGGGCAGGTCGCCGCCGAGGCCGCCGAGGGCGCCGAGGCC contains:
- a CDS encoding ATP-binding cassette domain-containing protein, giving the protein MCDLYVDAAEHGRPSQKMLDLLRRNSPASVVDDITAPTLLVQGMQDSLFPLDQADATARALEDNDVPLDVMWTEGGHDAASPEGQDTTEAIRDWFDAWLTGDGAADAETGFSVTRPQHVSNGGRSTRQGTIPRAARTSAYPGLDGTDAESVPLNGGAGDDNGVQEIVAPPGGSPAGFSAVPGLGALGGLGGDLPGGAGFSLDIPGQAATFESAPLDSDLTVTGAPTITVRVTDAGDTAAADRDDQRDDVEAAPTEAVLFAKVYDVSADGTAALPRQLVAPVRVPLTADGTDVEIRLPAIDHTFAEGHTLRFAVSTTDMAYDRPSTAATYGIGLPDPQAGLTLPTQPELVTPRHVLPVWTWALPLSALIVAAGLLLVGRRRTAPAPVDADLADVPLRIEGLTKRFPNGYLAVDHLSLRVERGQVLGLLGPNGAGKTTTLRMLMGLVRPDAGDIRVFGHKVVPGTPALARLGSFVEGPGHLPHLSGRANLELYWRATGRPMAESGIDEAVRIAALGAALERPVRTYSQGMRQRLSIAQAMLGLPDLLVLDEPTNGLDPPQIREMRDVLVDYASTGRTVIISSHLLAEVEQTCTHVVVMDRGRHVAAGPVADIVGEGDSVLVGVPDPAAVADRVRAIDGVAEAEPAEDGLVVRLREGTVAQLVTALVAADIPVERVVPRRRLEDAFLSLIGSAERRAESSLPGAEGRIASAAETSEETSASKDTEAGERP